One segment of Nostoc piscinale CENA21 DNA contains the following:
- a CDS encoding type IV secretory system conjugative DNA transfer family protein, with the protein MSELHPSQVHSYLQLYQRSNWTSWCGLITSMLILCAAIDAQRQSKPWLIGCASAALTVGRNQRQTAKQLQQALGDFDQASRANFLGWVRTKTQPTAQLAVTIANDADWTPANLITDPVEYIQKKQKHVALVGGTGDGKSTFTQYLSSKIGGRVVVYDSDAKPDDWSWLDQKDVIGRKGNFKAIDTAMGNDLTTLEELVELRGDGGDNAIIGRDRFLIAEEFPLLVDECDNAARWFKKHLKRGRRYKQFVLAIAQNDTAENYGLQGDKETLYSCCCLVRLGQFARDYARTVLKNPQLEQWLKAGGKKRFMVDDVPCELDLSNWSMGSGAVAQISGGSVDEVQSLMSSLNEYEQIIVNWGQTNPGVVLKARILQQASPPFKKMPPDDIRILFASLADRLIGEVVGDGDRLGWRWSQ; encoded by the coding sequence ATGAGCGAACTGCACCCATCACAAGTACATTCGTACCTACAGCTTTACCAGCGTTCCAATTGGACATCATGGTGTGGTTTAATAACATCGATGCTAATTCTGTGTGCAGCGATCGACGCACAAAGACAGTCAAAGCCCTGGCTGATTGGTTGTGCGTCAGCTGCTTTAACTGTGGGCAGAAACCAACGCCAAACAGCCAAACAGTTGCAGCAGGCACTAGGAGATTTTGACCAAGCATCACGAGCTAATTTTCTGGGTTGGGTACGGACTAAAACTCAACCCACTGCACAGTTAGCGGTGACAATTGCCAATGATGCCGACTGGACACCTGCCAACCTGATTACAGATCCAGTGGAATACATCCAGAAAAAACAAAAACACGTTGCCTTAGTCGGGGGTACTGGTGATGGCAAGTCAACTTTCACCCAGTACCTGTCCTCCAAAATCGGTGGCAGGGTCGTAGTTTATGATTCTGATGCCAAACCGGATGATTGGAGTTGGCTAGATCAAAAAGATGTCATTGGGCGGAAGGGGAATTTTAAAGCCATTGATACCGCAATGGGCAACGACTTAACCACCTTAGAAGAATTAGTAGAGTTGCGTGGTGATGGGGGAGATAACGCGATTATTGGGCGCGATCGCTTTCTCATTGCTGAGGAATTTCCGCTGTTAGTAGATGAATGCGACAATGCAGCCCGATGGTTTAAGAAACACCTCAAGCGGGGACGGCGTTATAAGCAGTTCGTTTTGGCGATCGCCCAGAATGACACCGCCGAAAACTATGGCTTGCAAGGGGACAAGGAAACCTTGTACAGCTGCTGCTGTCTGGTGCGTTTGGGACAGTTCGCCCGTGACTATGCCCGAACAGTTCTCAAAAATCCACAACTTGAGCAGTGGTTGAAAGCTGGTGGTAAAAAGCGGTTCATGGTCGATGATGTCCCTTGCGAACTGGATTTGAGCAACTGGAGTATGGGCAGTGGTGCAGTGGCGCAAATCTCCGGCGGGAGTGTTGATGAGGTGCAATCACTAATGTCTTCCCTCAATGAATATGAGCAAATTATTGTGAATTGGGGACAAACCAATCCAGGAGTAGTTTTAAAAGCGCGAATACTTCAGCAAGCCAGCCCCCCTTTTAAAAAGATGCCGCCAGATGACATCAGAATTTTGTTTGCATCCCTAGCAGATCGGCTCATCGGTGAAGTGGTTGGTGATGGTGACAGGTTGGGCTGGAGGTGGTCACAGTAA